caaatacagaaaattatgtaCCATGGTATTTTTAATATTCAACCATTCATATTACCCAGATACAGTATAACCATTTTATTGTGGTTGCAACcagtgtactttttattttttacttgaacTTCAGAATTTACTTTAATACACTGTATGAATTAAACACCTTCGATCTATTcccccaataaataaaatacaaaaattgataacaacatttgaaataatctaaaataataattaaaatggcaCAGTTATGAGTCTGCCattggtttctctctctctctctctctctctctctctctctcaaaaacgTAGTTTTGCACCTCCTCTGCCTACTAAAACAGTGCTCAATGCATTATTCATCACAGTGCACTGCCTTCTCATTAGCTGAcagtctacactgtaaaaaaaaatcccgtaAAAAAACGGTAAAATTCCGGCAGCTGGGGTGCCGGAAAAATACCGTAAAATAACAGGCACATTACATAACAGTAATTTTCCgtaattcaaaaatacagttttttgctgtaattttacatgagattttctgtattttcttcacttttaatgttcaataagatgttttacatgaattttgtggaaaccattaaattatcatgaagttatttttttaatcaaaattatttaacactgctttaatttaaataatcagaCATAGGTGCAAGatagtgttttaataatttattgcccTATCTGCAAGAACATACCAATACATTTTGTTCAAAACTGCAATTTACTCTTAATATTCTATATTCAAGACTGCAACAATATACAAGTATAAAGATTATAGCACAAGTTCAATGATTTTCCAATAATCATAACTTCAACAATATTACAATTCATTTTGTTCATGgccaaaacagaataaaaatatttaaaaaaaaatcataaatgcaaCAGCACACAGTAAAAACAATTTTGGTAAACACAACAATTTATACTAAAATTGTCCTTTAATTTAACTGAACCACCTGTGAAGAAATTATTCACCTCGACAACAGATATATGCTCTAATAGTGTAGAGATGATAGTAAAGTAACACTCTGACGCTCACAACTGAATCCTCAGACTGATCCTCAGTGCACTAATAACATCAGTCAGATGTGTATGTGTAGCTGTAGAGTTCAGGAAGCATCCGTTCTACACAGAACAGAAAGAGACGACTCCCAGACGAACGGCATCTTAACATCAGGGATCTCAACCATGTGCTgtcatatgagtgtgtgtgtgtgtgtgtgtgtgtgtgtgtgtgtgtgtgtgtacagacagCAACAAATAATTCAACCACGAAAGAAAATTATCAGTATTTTAAGTCAATGGAAGATCTGACACTTAAAAGTTTTTAATCCATCCATTCATAGTCTGCAATTTTGCTAATCAGTGAAAGAACCTTTGGACTGACTGCTGATTGCTTTCTTGATGTTGTTTTCTCCACTTTTGATCCCTTCTCGGGGTTCATCTTAAAAAGGCATCtgttgaatggaaaaaaaaattacttggtAATATAACATGGACTGTAACATATGCtgtgaatatattaaaaataaaagtagaatAATAAGAACTTGCCAAGGGCCTGCTTGTGTTGGATTTTTGCTATAAAGACGTGAGAGGTTGTGTGTGAGGCAGACTGAGAGTGTTATGACTATGTAAGAGAGTGTGTTGTGTGGCGATGTGAGTGAGGATGCATTTAGGGCTTTACAATTAATCGCATGCAATTGTCAGATGCATCtgcagatgaatcgcatttgATTATGAACTTGATCATTCTCCATTTGAAAACAAGTGATGGATAtgtactactaatcacaggaccgGCTTTACTAATGAGACAGGCATTACAAATGCATgcaattaatcatgcagccctagatGCATGTGTGAcaatgtgtatgtgagtgtgtgaggataagtttgagagagtgtgtgagtgtgaggatgcacgCGTgactgtatgtgtgagtgtgtatgttagGATGTTTGCAtgaggatgtgtgtgagtgtgcgaggGTGATGATGCATTTGTGGGAGTGTATGTGAAAatgtctaagtgtgtgtgtttgtgtgagagagtatgcttgtgagagtgtgaggatgcgtttTTGAGAGTGTATGTGAAAGTGTTTGAGTGTGCggatgcatgtgtgagtgtgaggatgtgtgagtgtgtatgttagGATGTTTGCAtgaggatgtgtgtgagtgtgcgaggGTGATGATGCATTTGTGGGAGTGTATGTGAAAatgtctaagtgtgtgtgtttgtgtgagagagtatgcttgtgagagtgtgaggatgcgtttTTGAGAGTGTATGTGAAAGTGTTTGAGTGTGCggatgcatgtgtgagtgtgaggatgtgtgtatgagaatgtgtatgtgtgagtgtgtatgttagGATGTTTGCAtgaggatgtgtgtgagtgtgcgaggGTGATGATGCATTTGTGGGAGTGTATGTGAAAatgtctaagtgtgtgtgtttgtgtgagagagtatgcttgggagagtgtgaggatgcgtttTTGAGAGTGTATGTGAAAGTGTTTGAGTGTGCggatgcatgtgtgagtgtgagtatgtgtgtatgagaatgtgtatgtgagagtgcgagtgtaaggatgcatttgtgagagtgtgtatgttcactgacaagctatgcaatatcacattcataatcatttagtatatgtgaaagtgtgtgtgtgtgtgtttgactgcatGTGAGAGTGTGCTAgtgtgatgatgtgtgtgtgtacttgtgtatgtgagtgcatgtgtgtgacaGAGTATGCATGTGAGAgtgcgtgtatgtgagtgtgcgagtgtgagtttgcgtttgagagtgtgtgtatatgagtgtgaggatgtgtgtgagagtgtgtgtgtgtatgtatctgaaagtgagtgtgaggatgcctgtgtgagtgtgtatatgtgagagtgtgtgagtgtgaagatgcctgtgtgagtgtgaggatacctgtgtgagtgtgaggatacctgtgtgagtgtgaggatgcctgtgtgagtgtgtatatgtgagagtgtgtgagtgtgaagatgcctgtgtgagtgtgaggatacctgtgtgagtgtgaggatgcctgtgtgagtgtgtatatgtgagagtgtgagtgtgaggatgtgtgtgagagtgtgtatgtatctgagagtgagtgtgaggatgcgtttgagagagtgtgtgtgtgagtgtgaaaatgtgtgtgtatctgagagtgagtgtgaggatgcgtttgagagagtgtgtgtgtgtgagtgtgaggatgtgtgtgagagagtgtgtgtatctgagagtgagtgtgaggatgcctgtgtgagtgtgtgtatgtgagagtgtgtgagtgtgaggatgcgtttgacagagtgtgtgtatgtgagtgtgaggatgtgtgtgagagtgtgtgtgtatctgagagtgagtgtgaggatgcctgtgtgagtgtgtatatgtgagagtgtgaggatgtgtgtgagagtgtgtatgtatctgagagtgagtgtgaggatgcgtttgagagtgtgtgtgtgtgaggatgtgtgtgagagagtgtgtgtgtatgtatctgagagtgagtgtgaggatgcctgtgtgagtgtgtatatgtgagagtgtgtgagtgtgaggatgcgtttgacagagtgtgtgtatgtgagtgtgaggatgtgtgtgagagtgtgtgtgtatctgagagtgagtgtgaggatgcctgtgtgagtgtgtatatgtgagagtgtgcgagtgtgagttTGCGTttaagagtgtgtgtatgtgagtgtgaggatgcgtgtgtgtgtgtgtgtgtgagtgtgaggatgcctgtgtgagtgtgtatatgtgagagtgtgcgagtgtgagtttgcgtttgagagtgtgtgtatgtgagtgtgaggatgtgtgtgagagtgtgtgtgtgtatgtatctgaaagtgagtgtgaggatgcctgtgtgagtgtgtatatgtgagagtgtgtgagtgtgaggatgcgtttgacagagtgtgtgtatgtgagtgtgagtgtgaggatgcgtttgagagagagtgtgtgtgagtgtgaggatgtgtgtgagagagtgtgtgtgtatttatctgagagtgagtgtgaggatgcctgtgtgagtgtgtatatgtgagagtgtgtgagtgtgaggatgcgtttgacagagtgtgtgtatgtgagagtgtgtgtgtatctgagagtgagtgtgaggatgcctgtgtgagtgtgtatatgtgagagtgtgcgagtgtgagttTGCGTTtaggagtgtgtgtatgtgagtgtgaggatgcctgtgtgtgtgtgagtgtgaggatgtctgtgtgagtgtgaggatgcctgtgtgagtgtgtgagagtgtgtgtgtgagtgtgaggatgtgtgtgagagagtgtgtgtgtatgtatctgagagtgagtgtgaggatgcctgtgtgagtgtgtatatgtgagagtgtgtgagtgtgaggatgtgtgtgagagtgtgtgtgtatctgagagtgagtgtgaggatgcgtttgagagagtgtgtgtgtgtgagtgtgaggatgtgtgtgagagagtgtgtgtgtatgtatctgagagtgagtgtgaggatgcctgtgtgagtgtgtgtatgtgagagtgtgtgagtgtgaggatgcatttgagagtgtgtgtatgtgagtgtgaggatgtgtgtgagagtgtgtgtgtatctgagagtgagtgtgaggatgcctgtgtgagtgtgtatatgtgagagtgtgagtgtgaggatgtgtgtgagagtgtgtatgtatctgagagtgagtgtgaggatgcgtttgagagagtgtgtgtgtgagtgtgaggatgtgtgtgagagagtgtatatGTGAGggtgtgaggatgcatgtgtgaCTGTATGCGAGTGTGTGAGAATGCATGTGAGAGAATGTGTATGTGatagtgtgtgagtgtaaggatgtgtgtgtgtgtgtgtgtgagagtgtgaggatgcatatgtgactgtgtgtgtgtgtgtgtatgtaagaaTGTGTGAGTCAGTGCGTGTTgaaaaaagtgttttgtgtgagtgtgtgtgtaaggacacaagtgtgagtgtgattgtatgagtgtgtgtttttacctttgCACAAACTCTAGCGTTCCTCCTTGGTCTACTGGGTATGAAATGTTCAAACAGTAATATGAAGCAAACATCAACTTCAGAGCATCACAGAAGATGGTGATGTGGCCGTTAACGACGACTTGGTCAACAGAAAACATGAAGTTCTCTGCGGTCAAAGGTGAACTTCCTGTTGTTATGCATAAGAAAAAGAAGAGATCAGTAACACTGTGATAAACTTACTGcaaatattaaatagtttttctttaaaaatattcaaacatacCACACACAATTATGCAGGGTGTACTCGGAAGTTTGGCACAGTCTACTTCAGATGGCAAGGTTGTTTGATCCACTTTATGGAACATCTGGTCCTCTCTCTCGCTGAAGTACTTGAGAAGTAGCTGAAGAAATCCAGCAGCGTTGATATCATCCACGTTCTTGCTTGATTTTTCCATTTCCCTGAAGATGGTCTGCATCTTTGCTGTCTTGTCAGTACATCTGAAGTATGAAACAACTCTAGCACACTTACTTGCTATAGTTTTGTCTTCAAAGTCTATCGCAGTTAGCTCTTTAAAGTGAGACATCATGCCAGATGTTTCAAACAAATATGGCCATTCGTGCAACAGATCAGAGGTTTCAACCCCATTTATGATGTCTTTTCGCTGAGTAAAGAAGGTGGCCCTCATCATATTCTCAACAATTTTGGCATCATGGAActgttcttttttcattttcttcatttcCTGCTTTACAGATATCTGGGTGTCAGGCGTTTCATTAGCTGGTAGCTGCACTGGTTGCCAGTTTTTACACCCGTAGCTATCGAGTCTCTTCTTTCTACACAAAGTATCTTCTTCACTGTTGCCAGCTGCTCGTCTCTTTAAAGAAAGTGATGTCTTTCCTCTCCTCACATTGTCCAGTCTGTTAATCAGCTGTTTGATGACTGAATCATACCCACTTCCAACAACTTCCCCTTCAATAATATCTTTGAATGCTTCAGGATAAGCCATGGCCATCTTCCGTGCAATCTCAGTGATGTGTTTTTTAACATGTGTTGGACATACTGTTAATATTTCACTCACTACCAGTCTTACAGAAGTTAtctgtaaggagaaaaaaaagcatgtaaatatatgaaattttagccaatctacaaaaatacaaagaaaaatattgACAAATGTATTATATCTATAGTTCTGAACCCTGTCTGTGTCACCTGTGAATTCCTAT
This DNA window, taken from Carassius auratus strain Wakin chromosome 47, ASM336829v1, whole genome shotgun sequence, encodes the following:
- the LOC113064859 gene encoding uncharacterized protein LOC113064859, encoding MAMAYPEAFKDIIEGEVVGSGYDSVIKQLINRLDNVRRGKTSLSLKRRAAGNSEEDTLCRKKRLDSYGCKNWQPVQLPANETPDTQISVKQEMKKMKKEQFHDAKIVENMMRATFFTQRKDIINGVETSDLLHEWPYLFETSGMMSHFKELTAIDFEDKTIASKCARVVSYFRCTDKTAKMQTIFREMEKSSKNVDDINAAGFLQLLLKYFSEREDQMFHKVDQTTLPSEVDCAKLPSTPCIIVCGSSPLTAENFMFSVDQVVVNGHITIFCDALKLMFASYYCLNISYPVDQGGTLEFVQRCLFKMNPEKGSKVEKTTSRKQSAVSPKVLSLISKIADYEWMD